A part of Hippea maritima DSM 10411 genomic DNA contains:
- a CDS encoding uroporphyrinogen-III synthase — protein sequence MRIGVDRHLSLRFFPNIDVKVGFENNLDKRFLLKCKNIDQDQYDLFLTHDVEGCDISINSKIRPFYKGRVLFSANKEDLIGYTQLYDEVFEIHPVVSMDFRGIDFIMDNSSKWVVFTSKRAVEFFFKRINPRCLCNKSIAAIGEKTALALKDKGFQLDYVPEEYYSSSLIEFLKDKEDVLVITALKYNKAYDELKNVKVLPVYENYIPDEIKYFKPEGEFDFGLFSSPSAFWHIKEAFGSYDFAKRIKRIIAIGKTTKSYINSCGFEAETPNKATIGEMFKYIFGE from the coding sequence ATGAGAATAGGGGTTGATAGGCATTTATCGCTTAGGTTTTTCCCAAATATTGATGTTAAGGTCGGTTTTGAAAATAACCTGGATAAGCGATTTTTACTGAAGTGCAAAAATATAGACCAAGATCAATATGATTTATTTTTAACCCACGATGTTGAAGGTTGTGATATTTCCATAAACTCAAAAATTAGGCCGTTTTACAAAGGAAGGGTGTTGTTTAGCGCCAACAAAGAGGACTTAATTGGATATACACAGCTTTACGATGAGGTGTTTGAGATACACCCCGTTGTCTCTATGGATTTTAGGGGTATAGACTTCATTATGGATAACTCCTCTAAATGGGTTGTTTTTACCAGCAAGAGGGCTGTTGAATTCTTTTTCAAAAGGATAAACCCTCGCTGTTTGTGTAATAAAAGCATTGCTGCCATTGGTGAAAAAACGGCTTTAGCCTTAAAGGATAAAGGGTTTCAATTAGATTATGTGCCGGAGGAGTATTACAGCTCCTCTTTGATTGAGTTTTTGAAAGATAAAGAGGATGTGCTTGTTATAACGGCTCTTAAATACAACAAGGCCTATGATGAGCTTAAAAATGTTAAGGTTTTACCGGTTTATGAGAATTACATACCGGATGAGATCAAATACTTTAAGCCTGAAGGTGAATTTGACTTTGGCTTGTTTTCTTCTCCCTCAGCTTTTTGGCATATAAAGGAGGCCTTTGGCAGCTACGATTTTGCAAAGAGGATTAAAAGGATCATAGCAATAGGCAAAACCACAAAATCATACATAAACTCATGCGGCTTTGAGGCAGAGACACCAAATAAGGCCACTATTGGTGAGATGTTTAAATATATTTTTGGGGAGTGA
- the hemC gene encoding hydroxymethylbilane synthase encodes MLLLRKQLKIGTRGSKLALWQAEFAKKRLEDKGFECEIVPIKTSGDKTDKPLYQLGGKGLFIKEIEKALLDKTIDIAVHSLKDMSVFEDERFDFIVFERDYWEDIFVSFEGNFLEIKKNARVGTSSLRRRAELLQYRDDFEFVDLRGNLDTRLKKLRDGEVDAIVVSKSGLKRLGLYDEAYMYDLRFATPAAGQGVIAVEFLSDFEFRDELKQLEDEKTRICIDSERAFVRQFNASCNYPIGALARFEQDEFFMQITYGFVDNLRRVIKYSRRDISPLFVFSDVVEYVKKKVKDYENRG; translated from the coding sequence ATGCTTCTTCTCAGAAAACAACTAAAGATAGGCACAAGGGGCTCAAAGCTTGCCCTATGGCAGGCAGAATTCGCAAAAAAGCGATTAGAGGACAAGGGTTTTGAGTGTGAAATAGTGCCTATAAAGACAAGTGGTGATAAGACAGACAAACCCCTGTATCAGCTTGGGGGTAAGGGTTTGTTTATTAAAGAGATAGAAAAGGCATTGTTGGATAAAACCATAGATATAGCTGTGCATAGCTTGAAGGATATGAGCGTATTTGAGGATGAACGCTTCGACTTCATTGTTTTTGAAAGGGATTATTGGGAGGATATTTTTGTTAGTTTTGAGGGGAACTTTTTGGAGATCAAAAAGAATGCAAGGGTTGGAACAAGCTCTTTAAGAAGAAGGGCGGAGCTTTTGCAATACAGGGATGATTTTGAGTTTGTTGATTTGAGGGGTAATCTGGATACGAGACTAAAAAAATTAAGGGATGGTGAGGTTGATGCCATAGTTGTCTCAAAAAGCGGCCTAAAAAGGCTTGGCTTGTATGATGAGGCTTATATGTATGATTTGAGGTTTGCAACACCAGCTGCAGGCCAGGGCGTTATAGCCGTTGAGTTTTTGTCTGATTTTGAGTTTAGGGATGAATTAAAGCAGCTTGAGGATGAAAAAACAAGGATCTGTATAGACTCAGAAAGGGCGTTTGTCAGGCAGTTCAACGCATCCTGCAACTATCCCATAGGGGCTTTGGCAAGGTTTGAGCAGGATGAGTTTTTTATGCAGATAACATACGGTTTTGTGGATAATCTAAGAAGGGTTATCAAATACAGCAGGCGGGATATAAGCCCACTGTTTGTGTTTAGCGATGTTGTTGAATATGTTAAAAAGAAGGTAAAGGATTATGAGAATAGGGGTTGA
- a CDS encoding transketolase, whose product MGEFSNLEKIARDLRKDILIMLNKAGSGHSGGSLSVLDILVALYFGGIMNYKPEDPEWEDRDRLVLSKGHACPALYAVLAKAGFFDRDLLWTLRKLGSPLQGHPDSKKLKGIEASTGSLGNGISQAVGMALAAKVLKKRYKVFCVMGDGELQEGIVWEAFMAANHYKLSNLVVIIDYNGLQIDGACNQVMNINPLKDKLEAFGFRTYEIGGHVYKNLIDTLTTAKRNVISPTAIIARTVKGYGVSFMANRVEYHGVAPADEELEKALKELDNGV is encoded by the coding sequence ATGGGAGAGTTTAGTAATCTTGAAAAGATTGCCAGGGATTTAAGGAAAGATATTCTAATTATGTTAAACAAGGCAGGAAGCGGCCATTCAGGTGGTTCTTTGAGTGTTTTAGATATACTCGTTGCCCTCTATTTTGGCGGCATCATGAATTATAAACCGGAAGACCCCGAATGGGAGGATAGGGATAGGCTTGTTTTATCCAAAGGTCATGCATGTCCTGCTTTGTATGCTGTTTTGGCGAAGGCCGGTTTCTTTGATAGGGATCTGTTATGGACTTTAAGAAAGCTTGGTTCACCACTTCAGGGACACCCTGATTCTAAAAAACTCAAAGGCATTGAAGCCTCAACCGGTTCTTTAGGAAACGGGATAAGTCAGGCTGTTGGAATGGCTTTGGCGGCCAAGGTTTTGAAGAAGAGATACAAGGTTTTCTGTGTTATGGGTGATGGTGAGCTGCAGGAGGGGATCGTCTGGGAGGCCTTTATGGCAGCTAATCACTATAAGCTTTCAAACCTTGTTGTCATAATCGATTACAACGGCTTACAGATCGATGGTGCCTGCAATCAGGTTATGAATATAAATCCCCTAAAGGACAAGCTTGAGGCTTTTGGGTTCAGAACTTACGAGATCGGTGGTCATGTCTATAAAAATTTAATAGACACATTGACGACGGCAAAAAGGAATGTGATAAGCCCAACGGCTATTATAGCAAGAACGGTCAAAGGATACGGCGTATCGTTTATGGCCAACAGGGTTGAATACCACGGTGTTGCACCTGCAGATGAGGAGTTAGAAAAAGCGTTAAAGGAGCTGGATAATGGAGTTTAA